The following are from one region of the Populus trichocarpa isolate Nisqually-1 chromosome 8, P.trichocarpa_v4.1, whole genome shotgun sequence genome:
- the LOC18096531 gene encoding condensin-2 complex subunit H2 — protein MISNNKEEPSKYHTVQAERDLEANWEVDLSKKLEDYLLKICSGEIAGNEEDSNVNFAEAALLLQGSVQVYSRKVEYLYNLVLHALDFLSQKRQQEQSEGASVQPERSGSQAVSEEDTDQFWVSDDVPVEPRNYLDASTSKDASFYHFVKPPANLIVLEGDCLDTSGDGGELESYLLATNDLYQDFILLNPCDAIAVNDFLKADDTRKAQYGSYRGSSTRKTFQSPTRCSGGTAYKPSFGKNRDANPMQPPVAGCGFQANDYKTGPDPTVHDNFDSNHGFDMEDTHSEPDNEEDLDDDDDPWKPLNPHEPGNLKVKPFEKVKAFRRNGKKSAKHASITTLFPPARMHGPVSLDLTEMWEARQNELGKHRNTQPTPFYVKLRKSLTNEGHNIPDTFGTSGNDNEDNAYYTGFPDFGQHDDEIPEYKDEDFPPPREKHDDGATCFDTYKDFGHGDQSSQASLEDLCRSHLDALLANIAETEKQTELATRVSSWKQKIEQNLEEQDSHPPFNIHAYGERIVDKLSLEVDSKNVMAFTDVVKGQEKHDVARTFSALLQLVNNGEVDLERSQANGESFCYSAVNPFNVRLLGHKKDQEGRQFQMSKKRVKSPIRKRGPRPGKNGGTSRCTPEGKKRRRSRLVEPVDLHSTG, from the exons atgattagcaacaacaaagaagaacCAAGCAAGTACCACACTGTACAAGCAGAGCGTGATTTAGAAGCCAATTGGGAAGTCGACCTTTCAAAAAAGCTCGAAGATTACTTGTTAAAGATTTGTTCTGGTGAAATTGCTGGAAACGAAGAGGATAGTAACGTCAATTTCGCTGAAG CTGCTTTATTGCTTCAAGGTTCAGTTCAAGTTTATAGCAGGAAGGTTGAGTATCTATACAACTTGGTTTTGCATGCTTTGGATTTCCTTTCTCAAAAAAG GCAGCAGGAGCAATCAGAGGGCGCGTCAGTCCAGCCTGAACGAAGTGGTTCCCAAGCAGTTTCTGAAGAAGATACTGATCAATTTTGGGTCTCAGATGATGTCCCAG TTGAACCAAGAAATTACTTAGATGCTTCAACCAGCAAAGATGCTTCTTTCTATCACTTTGTGAAACCACCAGCAAATCTTATTGTTCTTGAAGGCGATTGCTTAGACACCAGTGGTGATGGCGGGGAATTAGAGTCATATCTG TTAGCCACCAATGATCTTTACCAAGACTTTATTCTCTTAAACCCATGTGATGCCATAGCcgtaaatgattttttgaaagcAGATGATACTAGAAAGGCACAATATGGTTCTTATAGGGGCAGCTCAACACGCAAGACCTTTCAATCCCCGACAAGATGTTCTGGGGGGACTGCTTATAAGCCTTCTTTTGGAAAGAATCGGGATGCCAATCCCATGCAACCACCAGTTGCTGGTTGCGGTTTTCAAGCTAATGATTATAAGACGGGGCCTGATCCTACTGTCCATGATAATTTTGACAGCAATCATGGATTTGATATGGAAGACACACATTCAGAACCTGATAATGAAGAAGAtttggatgatgatgatgatcccTGGAAGCCATTGAATCCTCATGAACCTGGGAACTTAAAAGTGAAACCTTTTGAGAAAG TAAAAGCTTTCAGAAGGAATGGGAAAAAATCTGCTAAGCACGCATCTATAACTACTCTGTTTCCACCTGCAAGGATGCATGGTCCTGTTAGTCTGGATCTCACAGAAATGTGGGAAGCACGGCAAAACGAACTTGGAAAACATAGGAACACACAACCTACTCCATTTTATGTAAAg CTGAGGAAATCCCTTACTAATGAAGGACATAATATTCCTGATACTTTTGGTACCTCTGGGAATGACAATGAAGACAATGCATATTACACTGGGTTCCCTGATTTCGGGCAGCATGATGATGAGATTCCGGAATACAAGGATGAAGATTTTCCCCCTCCACGTGAAAAG CATGATGATGGCGCTACTTGCTTTGACACCTATAAAGATTTTGGACACGGAGATCAAAGTTCTCAAGCAAGCCTAGAAGATCTATGTCGCTCTCATCTT GATGCTCTCCTTGCCAATATAGCTGAAACTGAGAAGCAAACTGAATTGGCTACTCGGGTTTCATCATGGAAACAGAAAATTGAGCAAAACTTGGAAGAACAA GACTCACATCCGCCATTCAACATTCATGCCTATGGTGAAAGGATTGTTGACAAACTCTCTCTTGAAGTGGATAGCAAAAATGTCATGGCCTTTACTGACGTTGTAAAGGGCCAGGAAAAGCATGATGTGGCTCGAACCTTCTCCGCGCTTCTTCAGCTG GTGAACAATGGAGAAGTTGATTTGGAAAGGAGTCAAGCTAATGGGGAGTCGTTCTGTTACTCGGCTGTCAATCCTTTCAATGTTCGGCTCCTCGGTCATAAAAAAGATCAGGAAGGAAGACAATTTCAAATGTCCAAAAAGAGAGTTAAATCACCAATAAGAAAGAGAGGTCCGAGGCCTGGGAAGAACGGTGGCACTAGTAGGTGCACGCCGGAAGGTAAGAAGAGGCGAAGATCTCGACTTGTTGAACCAGTTGACTTGCATTCGACCGGGTGA